The following proteins are co-located in the Camelina sativa cultivar DH55 chromosome 12, Cs, whole genome shotgun sequence genome:
- the LOC104729793 gene encoding transcription initiation factor TFIID subunit 8-like, translating to MNGERAQEDPAASSSGCSESYEFSHAAAKAAVAQVCESVGYEHFKDPALESLAGFALQYILQLGKTAISFANLTGRSQCNVFDIILALEDLTGNDDGDGGVVSSESCSLGRSVKLKGIIDFVNSSEEIPFSQPLPRFPVAISKKKMMMIPSFVEIGETPPGNHIPLWLPAFPDPHTYKETPMWIERASDPRGDKIEQARQRRKAERALLSLQRKLVCKISSGTRVWGDMDGVKEDEGELLRSVSPSISGEKVESLNRDGLSVVEAFAPAMEAARDGFCSEVDTEWKKKKKPDALSKLRTEKKFLGEPLDLSLKMKGEDRPLSFVRDEDRDDKRRRAEFILRQCMENPVDLNQL from the coding sequence ATGAACGGAGAGAGAGCACAAGAAGACCCAGCAGCTTCGTCTTCGGGATGTTCAGAGTCCTACGAGTTTAGCCACGCCGCCGCTAAAGCTGCAGTAGCTCAAGTCTGCGAGAGCGTTGGTTACGAGCATTTCAAAGATCCAGCTCTCGAATCTCTAGCTGGATTCGCACTCCAGTACATTCTTCAGCTAGGTAAAACCGCTATTTCCTTTGCTAATCTAACCGGTAGGAGTCAGTGTAACGTGTTCGATATCATTCTCGCTTTAGAAGATTTGACTGGGAATGACGATGGCGATGGAGGAGTAGTCTCCTCTGAGAGTTGTTCGTTAGGTCGTTCGGTTAAACTTAAGGGAATTATCGATTTCGTGAATTCGAGTGAAGAGATTCCTTTTTCACAGCCATTGCCTCGTTTCCCTGTAGCTAtaagtaagaagaagatgatgatgattccaaGCTTTGTTGAAATTGGTGAAACTCCACCTGGGAATCATATTCCTCTTTGGTTACCAGCTTTTCCTGATCCTCATACTTATAAAGAAACACCTATGTGGATTGAAAGAGCATCAGATCCCAGGGGTGATAAGATTGAACAAGCTAGACAGAGGCGTAAAGCCGAGAGAGCTTTGCTCAGTTTGCAGAGGAAACTCGTCTGTAAAATCTCCTCAGGGACTCGTGTGTGGGGAGATATGGATGGTGTGAAAGAAGATGAAGGTGAGCTGCTGCGTTCTGTGTCTCCTTCTATATCTGGGGAGAAAGTTGAATCATTGAATAGAGATGGCTTATCAGTTGTAGAGGCATTTGCTCCTGCTATGGAGGCTGCAAGAGATGGGTTTTGCAGTGAAGTTGACACtgaatggaagaagaagaagaaacctgatGCTCTTTCTAAGCTCAGGACTGAGAAGAAATTTCTTGGAGAGCCGTTGGATTTAAGTCTAAAGATGAAAGGTGAAGATAGACCTTTATCCTTTGTGCGTGATGAAGATAGAGATGACAAAAGAAGGAGAGCTGAGTTCATTTTGAGACAGTGCATGGAGAACCCAGTGGACCTCAATCAGTTGTAA